One stretch of Eretmochelys imbricata isolate rEreImb1 chromosome 1, rEreImb1.hap1, whole genome shotgun sequence DNA includes these proteins:
- the LOC144279013 gene encoding olfactory receptor 52P1-like, producing MAAFNLTTSDTSPFILMGIPGLEASHIWISIPFSIFYIIGLFGNVMLLFVVGKEQSLHKPMYLLLCMLALTDIGTSTSVMPKALCIFWFNLKGITVGGCLTQMFFLHSVSIMESAVLVTMAFDRYVAICIPLRYATILTNARIVKLGLVGLIRAVLLMLPLPLLLSRQPFCTNRIIPHTYCEHMAVVKMSCGDTTVNRIYSLVMAFVVIGLDLTMVALSYSLIIRAVLRISSKKSCLKALNTCTAHICVMMTSFTLFFFSTLTHRFGQSITPHVHIILANLFFLIPPVINPIIYGVKTKELHDKVVKYIYRR from the coding sequence ATGGCAGCTTTCAACCTCACCACTTCTGACACTTCACCATTTATCCTAATGGGCATCCCTGGCCTCGAAGCTTCCCACATCTGGATCTCCATCCCGTTCTCTATATTCTACATTATCGGCCTGTTTGGAAATGTCATGCTTCTGTTTGTTGTAGGCAAAGAGCAGTCCCTCCACAAACCGATGTAtctgctgctctgcatgctggcacTCACAGACATCGGCACATCTACCTCCGTCATGCCAAAGGCACTGTgcatattttggttcaatttgaaagGCATTACCGTAGgtggctgcctcacccagatgttcttcctTCACTCAGTTTCTATTATGGAGTCGGCTGTCCTCGTGACAATGGCCTTTGATCGCTATGTTGCCATATGCATCCCTCTGAGATACGCCACCATCCTCACCAATGCAAGAATAGTTAAGCTAGGGCTTGTGGGTTTGATAAGAGCTGTTCTcctcatgctgcccctgcccctgcttctgaGTAGGCAGCCATTCTGTACCAACCGCATTATCCCCCACACGTACTGCGAGCACATGGCTGTGGTGAAGATGTCGTGTGGGGACACCACTGTGAACAGGATTTACAGCTTGGTGATGGCATTTGTAGTCATTGGGTTAGATCTGACAATGGTTGCTCTGTCCTACAGTCTGATCATCAGGGCTGTCCTCAGAATCTCCTCCAAGAAATCCTGTCTGAAAGCCCTCAACACCTGCACAGCCCACATCTGTGTAATGATGACATCTTTTACTCTCTTCTTTTTCTCCACTCTGACACACCGGTTTGGTCAGAGCATCACTCCCCATGTTCACATAATCTTGGCAAACCTCTTCTTTCTCATCCCCCCCGTGATCAACCCGATCATTTATGGGGTCAAAACCAAAGAGCTTCATGACAAAGTGGTCAAGTACATCTACAGAAGGTGA
- the LOC144279021 gene encoding olfactory receptor 52P1-like: MAAFNLTLPDPSTFILMGIPGLEVAHIWISIPFSIFYIIGLFGNFMLLFVVGKEQTLHKPMYLLICMLAVTDIGTSTAVMPKELCIFWFNFKGITVGGCLTQMFFLHSISIMESAVLVTMAFDRYVAICNPLRYATILTNARVAQLGLVGLIRAVLLMLPLPLLLSRQPFCANRIIPHTYCEHMAVANMSCGDTTVNRIYGLVMAFVVIGVDLTLVALSYSLIIRAVLRISSKKSCLKALNTCTAHICVMMTSFTLFFFSILTHRFGQSITPYVHIILANLFFLIPPMINPIIYGIKTKELRDKVVKYTCRS; this comes from the coding sequence ATGGCAGCTTTCAACCTCACCCTGCCTGACCCTTCAACATTCATCCTAATGGGCATCCCTGGCCTAGAAGTTGCTCACATTTGGATCTCCATCCCTTTCTCTATATTCTACATTATCGGCCTGTTTGGAAATTTCATGCTTCTGTTTgttgtaggcaaagagcagaCCCTACACAAGCCAATGTACCTGCTGATCTGCATGCTGGCAGTCACAGACATCGGCACATCTACCGCTGTTATGCCGAAGGAactgtgtatattttggttcaatttcaAAGGCATTACTGTGGgtggctgcctcacccagatgttcttcctTCACTCAATTTCTATTATGGAGTCAGCCGTCCTCGTGACAATGGCCTTTGATCGCTATgttgccatatgtaaccctctgagatatgCCACTATCCTCACCAATGCAAGAGTAGCTCAACTAGGGCTCGTGGGTTTGATAAGAGCTGTTCTCCTCATgttgccccttcccctgcttctGAGTAGGCAGCCATTCTGTGCCAATCGCATTATCCCCCACACGTACTGCGAGCACATGGCTGTGGCAAATATGTCATGTGGGGACACCACTGTCAACAGGATATATGGCTTGGTGATGGCCTTTGTTGTCATTGGGGTAGATCTGACACTGGTTGCCCTGTCCTACAGTCTGATCATCAGGGCTGTCCTCAGAATCTCCTCCAAGAAATCCTGTCTGAAAGCCCTCAACACCTGCACAGCCCACATCTGTGTGATGATGACATCTTTTACTCTCTTCTTTTTCTCCATTCTGACACACCGGTTCGGTCAGAGCATCACTCCCTACGTTCACATCATCTTGGCAAACCTCTTCTTCCTCATCCCCCCCATGATCAACCCGATCATTTATGGCATCAAAACCAAAGAGCTGCGTGACAAAGTGGTCAAATACACCTGCAGAAGCTGA
- the LOC144279028 gene encoding olfactory receptor 52P1-like yields MAEFNLTLPESSTFILMGIPGLEVAHIWISIPFSMLYIISLLGNSMVLFVVSKEQTLHKPMYLLLCMLALTDIAVSTSVMPMALCIFWFNLKGITVGGCFTQMFFLHSVSNMESAVLVTMAFDRYVAICKPLRYATILTNARIAKLGLVGLIRAVLLILPLPLLLSRQPFCANHIIPHTYCEHIAVVKMSCGDTTVNRTYSLVMAFVVTGLDLTLVALSYSLIIRAILRISSKKAYKKALNTCTAHFCVAITSFTLFFFSTLTHRFGQHITLHVHIILANLYVLLPPILNPIIYGVKTKELYDKLVKYTCRR; encoded by the coding sequence ATGGCAGAGTTCAACCTCACCCTGCCTGAATCTTCAACATTCATCCTAATGGGCATTCCTGGCCTAGAAGTTGCTCACATTTGGATTTCCATTCCTTTCTCTATGCTCTACATAATCAGCCTGTTGGGAAATTCCATGGTTCTGTTTGTTGTAAGCAAAGAGCAAACCCTGCACAAGCCGATGTACCTGCTACTTTGCATGCTGGCACTCACAGATATTGCTGTGTCTACCTCCGTCATGCCGATggcactgtgtatattttggttcaatttgaaaggcattactgtgggtggctgcttcacccagatgttcttcctTCACTCAGTTTCTAATATGGAGTCAGCTGTCCTTGTGACAATGGCCTTTGATCGCTATGTCGCCATATGTAAACCTCTGAGATATGCCACCATCCTCACCAATGCAAGAATAGCTAAGCTAGGGCTTGTGGGTTTGATAAGAGCTGTTCTCTTAattctgcctctgcccctgcttcTCAGTAGGCAGCCATTCTGTGCTAACCACATTATCCCCCACACGTACTGCGAGCACATAGCTGTGGTGAAGATGTCATGTGGGGACACCACAGTGAACAGGACGTACAGCTTGGTGATGGCATTTGTAGTCACTGGATTAGATCTGACACTGGTTGCCCTGTCCTACAGTCTGATCATCAGAGCCATCCTCAGAATCTCCTCCAAGAAAGCCTACAAGAAAGCCCTGAACACCTGCACAGCCCACTTCTGTGTGGCAATTACGTCTTTTACTCTCTTCTTTTTCTCCACTCTGACACACCGGTTTGGTCAGCACATTACTCTCCATGTTCACATCATCTTGGCCAACCTCTATGTCCTCCTGCCCCCCATACTCAACCCGATCATTTATGGGGTGAAAACCAAAGAGCTTTATGACAAATTGGTCAAATACACCTGCAGAAGGTGA